A DNA window from Halanaerobium saccharolyticum subsp. saccharolyticum DSM 6643 contains the following coding sequences:
- the folP gene encoding dihydropteroate synthase, which translates to MTENNKIIKTNRGNLDYSSKTLIMGILNITPDSFSDGGKYNDLESALIRAKKMENAGADIIDIGAESSRPYSDRISAEEEKMRLLPVLKEVLKVTTVPISIDSYKSSVVRAALKEGASIVNDISGLRFDAKMAETAAEFSAPVIIMHIQGRPETMQDNPSYQNLIFEIKEYLWDGIKIAKEAGIADDSIIIDPGIGFGKEQLHNLQILNRLESFKELNYPILIGTSRKSLINYVNKNEVNERLFGTAATVSTSIIKGANIVRIHDVAEIKKVAVMTDAVKWEGKHGK; encoded by the coding sequence ATGACAGAAAATAATAAAATAATTAAAACAAATCGTGGTAATTTAGATTACAGCAGTAAAACATTAATTATGGGGATTTTAAACATAACCCCGGACTCTTTTTCAGATGGTGGTAAATATAATGATTTAGAATCGGCGCTTATCAGAGCAAAAAAAATGGAGAATGCTGGTGCTGACATTATAGATATTGGAGCAGAATCTAGCAGACCATATTCTGACAGAATATCTGCTGAAGAAGAGAAAATGAGGCTGCTTCCGGTTTTAAAAGAAGTCTTAAAGGTGACAACTGTACCCATTTCTATTGATAGCTATAAAAGTTCAGTAGTTAGAGCAGCTCTTAAAGAAGGAGCATCTATAGTTAATGATATAAGTGGTCTTCGTTTTGATGCGAAAATGGCTGAAACAGCAGCTGAATTCTCGGCACCAGTAATTATTATGCATATTCAGGGAAGACCAGAAACCATGCAGGATAATCCAAGTTATCAAAATTTAATTTTTGAAATTAAAGAATATCTTTGGGATGGTATAAAAATAGCTAAGGAAGCGGGAATAGCAGATGATTCAATAATTATTGATCCAGGAATTGGATTTGGCAAAGAACAGCTCCATAATCTTCAAATTTTAAATAGACTTGAGAGCTTTAAAGAATTAAATTATCCAATTTTAATTGGAACTTCCCGTAAATCTTTAATTAACTATGTAAATAAGAATGAAGTTAATGAAAGATTGTTTGGTACTGCTGCAACTGTTTCTACTTCTATAATAAAGGGAGCAAATATTGTTCGTATTCACGATGTTGCTGAAATTAAAAAAGTGGCTGTTATGACAGATGCCGTTAAGTGGGAGGGTAAACATGGAAAGTAG
- a CDS encoding ADP-ribosylglycohydrolase family protein gives MANYDKIDALLIGLALGDAHGMPFEMLNREDVKKHKENTNFNLTENFFVDIPDFHFLKRDLKKAEVTDDTILAVHLGEYLLENKGEINKEDYFSHLAEFINDQKLITKGVIGPSTGRAASKIRRNEKFTVSERAGFSNGLAVKSAVLAYILSLKDKKSNLEKIKELAYYSHFTDTAIAAAAGIYAALAEALAGSNLDQIFASVFSYMEAGEKYGLQTFQPSSYKRTKFLLEYIDTLTKNECLDFIADVMGTGINSYESVPAAFAIFKLYPEDAAKAFAAAVDIGGDTDSTAALVGALVGAHNGLAIFEDKWIEELEQVNSMSLKELGRSLVALRENK, from the coding sequence ATGGCGAACTATGATAAAATTGATGCCTTATTAATTGGTCTTGCTCTCGGGGATGCTCATGGAATGCCTTTTGAAATGTTAAACAGAGAAGATGTAAAAAAACATAAAGAAAACACTAATTTTAATTTGACTGAAAACTTTTTTGTGGATATTCCAGATTTTCATTTTTTAAAACGTGATTTAAAAAAAGCTGAAGTAACAGATGATACAATACTGGCTGTTCATTTGGGTGAATATTTGTTAGAAAACAAGGGTGAAATTAATAAAGAAGATTATTTCAGCCATTTAGCAGAATTTATTAATGATCAGAAATTAATTACAAAAGGAGTAATCGGGCCCAGTACTGGTAGAGCTGCTAGCAAAATCAGGCGTAATGAGAAATTTACAGTTTCAGAAAGAGCAGGCTTTTCAAATGGGTTGGCTGTTAAATCAGCAGTTTTAGCATATATTTTATCTTTAAAAGATAAAAAGTCAAATTTAGAAAAAATTAAAGAATTAGCTTATTATTCTCACTTTACAGATACAGCTATTGCAGCTGCAGCTGGTATTTATGCTGCTCTTGCTGAAGCACTTGCAGGTAGTAATCTTGATCAAATATTTGCTTCAGTATTTAGCTATATGGAAGCTGGAGAAAAATATGGACTCCAGACATTTCAACCTTCGAGTTATAAAAGAACAAAATTTTTACTTGAATATATAGATACTTTAACTAAAAATGAATGTTTAGATTTTATTGCCGATGTGATGGGAACTGGTATTAATAGTTACGAATCAGTACCAGCTGCATTTGCTATTTTCAAACTTTATCCAGAAGATGCTGCTAAAGCTTTTGCAGCAGCAGTTGATATTGGAGGAGATACAGATTCTACAGCAGCACTTGTTGGTGCTTTAGTTGGAGCTCATAATGGTCTAGCAATCTTTGAAGATAAATGGATTGAAGAACTTGAGCAAGTTAATTCAATGTCTTTAAAAGAATTAGGAAGATCTCTTGTTGCTTTAAGAGAAAATAAATAG
- the folB gene encoding dihydroneopterin aldolase, protein MESRDLIALNQMVFYAYHGVYDSEKELGQRFIINFKAELDYEQAAVNDDLEQTVNYGEVYIKIEEIFKAKKYNLLESAAYNIIKGLFINFPSLEFIEIEIKKPAVPIEGVLADAAIKMSRKRTEVI, encoded by the coding sequence ATGGAAAGTAGAGATCTTATTGCCTTAAATCAAATGGTTTTTTATGCCTATCACGGGGTATATGATTCCGAAAAAGAGTTGGGACAAAGATTCATTATAAATTTTAAGGCAGAACTTGATTATGAGCAAGCTGCAGTAAATGATGATCTAGAGCAGACTGTTAATTATGGTGAAGTATATATAAAAATTGAAGAGATTTTTAAAGCTAAAAAATATAATCTTTTAGAAAGCGCTGCTTATAATATTATAAAAGGATTATTTATTAATTTCCCCAGCTTAGAATTTATAGAAATAGAGATAAAAAAACCAGCGGTGCCAATTGAAGGAGTTTTAGCTGATGCAGCTATCAAAATGAGCAGAAAAAGAACTGAGGTAATATAA
- a CDS encoding amino acid kinase family protein has translation MSNLTVLKIGGSFINQQNLKELKIIIKAIKTTNKHKLIIVTGGGQAADFVRGYDKKVQLKASSSHFAAVAAMELNAYMISDFFDDFSFFSTEFVFSKKINVFLGLDYYREIDPLPHSWNVSSDSIALELSQRLKADNLFLIKQRTMKNNLEIKSQSAADNKLIDSYFPKLYQELDGKLKTLIINTKSIKNLKILIENTEAEILNKALNLKRENFDLNILE, from the coding sequence ATGAGTAATTTAACAGTATTAAAAATTGGGGGTAGTTTTATTAATCAGCAAAATTTAAAGGAATTAAAAATAATTATAAAGGCTATAAAAACCACTAACAAGCATAAATTAATAATTGTAACTGGTGGAGGTCAAGCTGCAGACTTTGTTCGAGGCTATGATAAAAAAGTACAATTAAAGGCCAGCAGTTCACATTTTGCAGCAGTTGCAGCTATGGAATTAAATGCCTATATGATTTCAGATTTTTTTGATGATTTTTCTTTTTTTTCAACAGAATTTGTTTTTAGCAAAAAAATAAATGTTTTTTTAGGTTTGGATTATTACAGAGAAATTGACCCACTTCCACATTCCTGGAATGTTAGCTCTGATAGTATTGCTTTAGAGCTAAGTCAGAGATTAAAAGCAGATAACTTATTTTTAATTAAACAGAGAACAATGAAAAATAATTTGGAAATAAAAAGTCAATCTGCAGCCGATAATAAACTTATAGATAGCTATTTCCCAAAACTTTATCAAGAGTTAGATGGTAAACTAAAAACTCTTATTATCAATACTAAATCAATAAAAAATCTAAAGATATTAATCGAAAACACTGAAGCTGAAATCTTAAATAAAGCTTTAAATTTAAAAAGAGAAAATTTTGATTTAAATATCTTAGAATAA
- a CDS encoding (5-formylfuran-3-yl)methyl phosphate synthase: protein MKLLISIKNTEEASIVKDSKFDILDIKNPAEGSLGVNFPSVIKEIKEKSPNRIISAAGGDLPGLPGLTSQITFGLAHLKPDYIKLGFYNFNELKTAVKIINEAKKAIKLSAAPVKLIAAAYGDYKKTGSFNPFLLNDLAFNTELDGIMIDTIDKSGKNLFDFLNPGELKDFCLQAKKAEVFSALAGSLKFDHIDLLKEIKPDIIGFRGAVCKNNDRSSKINADLINKLYQKIQS, encoded by the coding sequence TTGAAATTATTAATTAGTATCAAAAATACAGAAGAAGCTTCAATAGTAAAAGATAGCAAATTTGATATTTTAGACATCAAAAATCCTGCTGAGGGTTCACTTGGAGTTAACTTTCCCAGTGTGATTAAAGAAATTAAGGAAAAATCGCCAAATAGAATTATTAGTGCGGCTGGAGGTGATCTGCCAGGACTTCCAGGTTTAACTTCGCAGATTACCTTTGGGCTGGCCCATTTAAAGCCTGATTATATAAAATTAGGCTTTTATAATTTTAATGAACTTAAAACAGCTGTAAAAATTATTAATGAGGCAAAAAAGGCCATTAAATTAAGTGCTGCGCCAGTCAAGTTAATAGCAGCAGCTTATGGAGATTATAAAAAAACCGGCAGTTTTAATCCTTTTTTATTAAATGACTTGGCCTTTAATACTGAATTAGATGGCATAATGATCGATACAATTGATAAAAGCGGCAAAAACTTATTTGATTTTCTTAATCCAGGCGAGCTTAAAGATTTTTGTCTGCAGGCAAAAAAAGCGGAGGTTTTTAGCGCCCTGGCTGGTTCTTTAAAATTTGATCACATTGATCTTTTAAAAGAAATTAAGCCTGATATTATTGGGTTTAGAGGTGCAGTCTGTAAAAATAATGATAGAAGTTCTAAAATTAATGCAGATTTAATCAATAAGCTTTATCAAAAAATCCAGTCTTAA
- a CDS encoding hydantoinase/oxoprolinase family protein: protein MGKYKIIGWDIGGANIKATKIVYSKRQNKIESVLSTSKYFAMWDKNQNPLEVVAEIYQNFKEADYFAITMTAELADRFSTKIEGINFIIDLFKDNFEDKKIYFYNNQAEFLKAEKLKDNIEKSLSLAAANWTASASFLAEFKKDFILFDMGSSTIDLIPVINNKIAALGTTDVERLKQGELIYHGFLRSNLSNLSSKLPYQGQMIDVINEYFAATADLHLLKDIITSAEYTIRPADGGLKSKMAAASRIARMISLDLNSITDSQLNLIIDYIYNQEISLIYNKLLQLYSRASLNLQIPLLINSEAAHFKNDLKMRSNFKFLELAKLIPVLDNNILTTTSIASLLLKKIIGKDLVKVVRLNDE, encoded by the coding sequence ATGGGAAAATATAAAATTATTGGTTGGGATATTGGTGGAGCCAATATCAAAGCTACAAAAATAGTTTATAGTAAAAGACAAAATAAAATAGAATCAGTTTTATCAACCAGCAAATATTTTGCTATGTGGGATAAAAATCAAAATCCGTTAGAAGTTGTAGCAGAAATTTATCAAAATTTTAAGGAAGCAGATTATTTTGCTATTACAATGACTGCAGAATTAGCTGATAGATTTTCTACAAAAATTGAAGGAATCAACTTTATAATTGATCTATTCAAAGATAATTTTGAGGATAAAAAAATTTATTTTTATAACAATCAAGCCGAATTTTTAAAAGCTGAAAAATTGAAAGATAATATAGAAAAAAGTTTGAGTCTGGCTGCAGCAAATTGGACTGCCTCTGCGTCTTTTTTAGCAGAATTTAAAAAAGATTTTATTTTATTTGATATGGGCAGCAGTACTATTGACTTAATTCCAGTTATAAATAATAAAATTGCAGCTCTAGGTACAACTGATGTAGAAAGATTAAAACAGGGAGAGCTGATATACCATGGTTTTTTAAGAAGTAATTTAAGCAATTTAAGCAGCAAGCTACCGTATCAAGGTCAGATGATAGATGTTATTAATGAGTATTTTGCAGCTACTGCTGATCTACATTTGCTTAAAGATATTATAACTTCAGCAGAATATACTATTAGACCAGCAGATGGTGGTCTAAAAAGTAAAATGGCAGCTGCTTCTAGGATTGCAAGAATGATCAGTCTTGATCTTAACTCAATTACCGACAGTCAGCTTAATTTAATTATTGACTACATTTATAATCAAGAAATTTCATTAATCTATAATAAATTACTGCAGCTCTATTCAAGAGCATCTCTTAATTTGCAAATCCCCTTATTAATTAATAGTGAAGCTGCTCATTTTAAAAATGATTTAAAGATGAGAAGCAATTTTAAATTTTTAGAACTGGCAAAGCTGATTCCAGTTCTTGATAATAATATTTTAACTACTACCTCAATCGCATCTTTATTATTAAAAAAGATTATTGGAAAAGATTTAGTGAAGGTAGTGAGGTTAAATGATGAGTAA